A stretch of the Kushneria konosiri genome encodes the following:
- a CDS encoding lipocalin family protein has product MPDMADLKGLLGSLATAMGGDTGIPTGCQAVKDFDLARYLGLWHEIARLDHSFERGLDRVTAHYAMRDDGGVALTNRGFNPEDQQWDEAEGKAFFEEDAHTGRFRVSFFGPFYAGYNILWLDENYEHAIVAGPNHGFLWLLARSSSITPEMYKHMLEMARGNGFDTDALIRVSHDMSEA; this is encoded by the coding sequence ATGCCTGACATGGCAGATCTGAAGGGATTATTGGGCAGTCTGGCCACTGCCATGGGCGGCGACACAGGAATACCGACAGGTTGTCAGGCCGTCAAGGATTTTGATCTGGCGCGCTATCTGGGGCTTTGGCATGAAATCGCCCGACTGGATCACAGCTTCGAACGGGGGCTCGACAGGGTCACGGCCCATTACGCGATGCGTGACGATGGTGGCGTGGCCTTGACCAATCGGGGCTTCAACCCCGAGGATCAGCAGTGGGATGAAGCCGAGGGCAAGGCCTTTTTCGAAGAAGATGCCCATACCGGGCGTTTTCGAGTGTCCTTTTTTGGCCCCTTTTACGCCGGCTACAACATTCTCTGGCTGGATGAAAACTACGAGCATGCCATTGTGGCCGGACCCAACCACGGATTTCTCTGGCTGCTCGCACGCTCATCAAGCATTACCCCCGAGATGTACAAACACATGCTCGAGATGGCGCGCGGCAATGGTTTTGACACCGACGCGTTGATACGCGTCTCCCACGACATGTCAGAGGCATGA
- a CDS encoding ABC transporter ATP-binding protein, which produces MADASIPLIVSDIHKRFGDNEVLKGISLEARKGDVITLIGASGSGKSTFLRCMNLLERPDSGDIIVHGEPISFRQTRHGREPADRSQLERIRTRLSMVFQSFNLWAHMTLIANVIEAPVYVRGIPKARATEQGMALLERVGLADRAHYYPAQLSGGQQQRGAIARALAMEPEVMLFDEPTSALDPELVGDVLKVMRELADEGRTMIVVTHEMDFARDVSNQVVYLHQGMVEEQGHPSEVLNHPSSSRLQQFLAPRGR; this is translated from the coding sequence TTGGCCGACGCCTCCATTCCGCTGATCGTCAGCGACATTCACAAGCGCTTTGGCGACAATGAAGTGCTCAAGGGCATTTCGCTGGAAGCCAGAAAGGGCGACGTCATCACCCTGATCGGCGCCTCCGGCTCTGGCAAGAGCACCTTCCTGCGCTGCATGAATCTGCTTGAACGCCCTGACAGTGGCGACATCATCGTTCACGGCGAGCCCATCAGCTTTCGTCAGACCCGTCACGGTCGCGAACCTGCCGACCGAAGTCAGCTCGAGCGGATTCGCACAAGGCTGTCGATGGTCTTTCAGAGTTTCAATCTCTGGGCGCACATGACGCTGATTGCCAACGTCATCGAAGCCCCTGTTTACGTTCGCGGCATTCCAAAGGCCCGGGCAACGGAACAGGGCATGGCGCTTCTCGAGCGCGTCGGGCTTGCCGACCGGGCGCATTACTACCCGGCGCAGCTCTCCGGCGGCCAGCAGCAGCGCGGCGCGATTGCCAGAGCACTGGCCATGGAGCCGGAGGTCATGCTCTTTGACGAGCCGACCTCGGCGCTCGACCCGGAACTGGTGGGCGATGTGCTCAAGGTCATGCGGGAACTGGCTGACGAGGGCCGCACCATGATCGTGGTCACCCATGAGATGGATTTTGCCCGCGACGTCTCCAACCAGGTGGTTTATCTGCATCAGGGTATGGTCGAGGAACAGGGCCACCCCTCCGAGGTGCTGAATCACCCGAGTTCGTCACGCCTGCAACAGTTTCTCGCACCGCGCGGGCGTTAA
- a CDS encoding ABC transporter permease, producing the protein MIDFQGYGPRLLEGALLTLELAVLSLLVAVVLGLVTASARMSRLAILRLPAIIYTVIIRGVPDLVLMLLLFYGAQIGINQATDLIYERWGWDIFINVDPFVAGVITIGLIFGAYMAETFRGAFMAVDQGQVEAAESLGMSSWLLFRRIRFPLMMRHALPGLGNNWMVLLKTTALVSIIGLSDMVRVAAEATRATHQTFLFMIPVALGYLAITSLSEIVMQWMKKRYNAGFEEAP; encoded by the coding sequence ATGATCGATTTTCAGGGCTATGGACCCCGTCTTCTGGAGGGCGCCCTGCTGACCCTTGAGCTGGCGGTACTCTCGCTGCTCGTGGCGGTCGTGCTGGGGCTTGTGACCGCCAGTGCCCGCATGTCACGCCTGGCCATCCTGCGCCTGCCTGCCATCATCTACACCGTGATCATCCGCGGCGTGCCCGACCTGGTGCTGATGCTTTTGCTGTTTTATGGCGCCCAGATCGGCATCAATCAGGCTACCGATCTGATCTATGAGCGCTGGGGCTGGGACATCTTCATCAATGTTGACCCCTTTGTGGCTGGTGTCATCACCATCGGACTGATCTTTGGCGCCTACATGGCCGAAACCTTTCGAGGCGCCTTTATGGCGGTTGATCAGGGCCAGGTCGAGGCGGCCGAATCCCTTGGCATGAGTTCATGGCTACTGTTTCGGCGCATTCGCTTTCCCCTGATGATGCGCCACGCCCTGCCCGGGCTTGGCAATAACTGGATGGTGCTTTTAAAGACCACCGCGCTGGTGTCGATCATCGGGCTGTCCGACATGGTACGCGTGGCGGCAGAGGCCACTCGCGCCACTCATCAGACGTTTTTGTTCATGATTCCGGTGGCACTGGGCTATCTGGCCATCACGTCACTGTCGGAAATCGTCATGCAGTGGATGAAAAAACGCTATAACGCCGGCTTCGAGGAGGCACCATAA
- a CDS encoding ABC transporter permease has translation MQELLQSIAPWLSDNAIFTPSTIAQYWGGFVNTVQLVFISLVIGLFLAVPLAIGRASPIWLLRKGIWLYTWIFRGTPLLIQLYIAYYGLAFIPGVQDSLIWPLIKDPLYPALLAFTLNTAAYTTEIFYGAIKAMPRGELEAARAYGMSPMLAYRRIILPSALRRALPAYGNEVIFMLHASAIASVVTIADLTGVAYNIYSRYYAPFSAFIFVALCYMVLSFSIQGGFRLLEKRMLAHLKPR, from the coding sequence ATGCAGGAGCTTCTTCAGTCGATCGCCCCCTGGCTCAGCGACAACGCCATCTTTACACCGTCGACGATTGCCCAGTACTGGGGCGGCTTCGTCAATACCGTCCAGCTGGTCTTCATCTCGCTGGTGATCGGTCTGTTTCTGGCCGTACCGCTGGCCATTGGCCGCGCCAGCCCGATCTGGCTGCTACGCAAGGGCATCTGGCTCTATACCTGGATCTTTCGCGGCACGCCGCTTCTGATTCAGCTCTATATTGCCTATTACGGCCTGGCCTTCATCCCAGGCGTGCAGGACAGTCTGATATGGCCCTTGATCAAGGACCCGCTCTACCCCGCCCTGTTGGCGTTTACGCTCAATACGGCCGCCTATACCACCGAGATCTTTTACGGGGCCATCAAGGCCATGCCTCGAGGCGAGCTTGAAGCCGCTCGCGCCTACGGCATGTCCCCCATGCTGGCCTACCGACGCATCATTCTGCCCAGCGCCCTGCGCCGTGCCCTGCCGGCCTATGGCAACGAAGTCATCTTCATGCTGCATGCCAGCGCGATTGCAAGCGTCGTGACCATTGCCGACCTCACCGGTGTGGCCTACAACATCTATTCGCGGTACTACGCGCCCTTTTCAGCGTTCATCTTTGTGGCGCTGTGCTACATGGTGCTGAGCTTTTCCATTCAGGGCGGTTTCAGGCTGCTGGAAAAACGCATGCTGGCACACCTGAAGCCGCGCTGA
- a CDS encoding DMT family transporter, protein MYWFALIVSGLMEVVGVTGIEKFNRGSRRTGLAMLVIGFGLSLAFISFAMREISLGIAYAVFTAIGTVASALLGMLFWGESKSPIRLGFIALIIASVVGLKLVSGGQ, encoded by the coding sequence ATGTACTGGTTCGCACTGATTGTCTCGGGGCTCATGGAAGTCGTGGGCGTCACCGGCATCGAGAAGTTCAATCGCGGCTCACGCCGGACAGGGCTTGCCATGCTGGTGATCGGCTTTGGACTCTCACTGGCATTTATCTCGTTTGCCATGCGCGAGATCAGTCTGGGCATTGCCTACGCCGTGTTTACCGCCATCGGCACCGTGGCCAGCGCGCTGTTGGGCATGCTGTTCTGGGGCGAATCGAAAAGCCCGATCCGACTGGGCTTTATTGCCCTGATCATCGCTTCGGTGGTCGGGCTCAAGCTGGTTTCCGGCGGCCAGTGA
- a CDS encoding cation diffusion facilitator family transporter — translation MDARLEQQTLKRSIAATLCVSLLGIVFGLLSGSESILFDGMFSAIDSVMSALSLFVARLAMRETSHRFQHGFWHLEPLVAALNGGILTLLCLYAFLNAIQGIIKGGHSLAFGPALGYAVVVAVICLVMYRMERHVNARIDSVFIRIDAQSWLMAGLITLALIVAFALSLVLERTAWVIYTPYVDVVLLAVLTLCFLPVPIGIVIRAMKEVLLMAPRELDQQVHAVMESVMKREGLRYYYSHVARTGRGNFIEIHILTTPEFAAHAGVATLDDVRTQIGAALSIAPEQRWFTVCFTADERWM, via the coding sequence ATGGACGCTCGTCTGGAGCAGCAAACGCTGAAGCGCTCGATCGCGGCCACGCTTTGCGTGTCGTTGCTGGGAATTGTCTTCGGTCTGCTGTCGGGCTCCGAGTCCATTCTGTTTGATGGCATGTTCTCGGCCATCGATTCTGTCATGTCGGCGCTGTCGCTTTTTGTGGCCCGCCTGGCCATGCGTGAGACGAGTCACCGATTTCAGCATGGATTCTGGCATCTGGAGCCGCTGGTGGCCGCGCTCAATGGCGGAATCCTGACGCTGTTATGCCTGTATGCCTTTCTCAATGCCATACAGGGCATCATCAAGGGCGGTCATTCGCTGGCCTTTGGTCCGGCACTGGGATACGCCGTGGTAGTGGCCGTCATCTGTCTGGTCATGTACCGCATGGAAAGACACGTCAACGCGCGCATTGATTCGGTCTTCATCCGTATCGATGCCCAGAGCTGGCTGATGGCCGGGCTGATCACCCTGGCGCTGATCGTGGCCTTTGCGCTCTCGCTGGTGCTGGAGCGTACGGCCTGGGTCATCTACACGCCCTATGTGGACGTGGTGCTGCTGGCGGTCCTGACCCTGTGCTTTCTGCCCGTTCCCATCGGTATCGTGATTCGGGCCATGAAGGAGGTGCTGCTGATGGCGCCCCGCGAGCTGGATCAGCAGGTGCACGCCGTCATGGAAAGTGTCATGAAGCGAGAAGGGCTCAGGTACTACTACAGTCATGTGGCCCGTACCGGACGCGGCAACTTTATCGAAATTCATATTCTGACCACGCCCGAGTTTGCAGCGCATGCCGGCGTGGCGACGCTGGACGACGTGCGCACCCAGATTGGTGCGGCACTGAGTATTGCTCCGGAGCAGCGCTGGTTCACGGTCTGTTTTACGGCTGATGAGCGCTGGATGTGA
- a CDS encoding methyl-accepting chemotaxis protein produces the protein MASQAGWTEMTSGEHSGSQPNAKATQRRRAGFSLGNWTLRKKMFAILALMWIGMLVLVTSMAWNARGMMFEERQRSLQATVGVAQTLFERYHERASAGEFTMDEARRRALDALGGLRFGDDRQNYIFAFDDSARVLYHPRRDAGADMSTYTDPNGVAVYTELLNKALSGGSGFVKYDSRDATGDTLLPKLGYVERFAPWQINLAAGVYTNDIQHAFMAKLFQFVALLAAVGAALTVAFLLLTRNIYRGLGGEPAYAIDCVREIADGRLGTRLELKNGDQTSLLYHIEHMRAELADTIASIRQASESIDVGAREIAAGNNDLSARTEQQAASLEETAASMEELTATVRQNADNAAQATRLSQSASSEMDNGREVIQRVVATMSEIRESSSKISEIITMIDSIAFQTNLLALNAAVEAARAGEQGRGFAVVAGEVRQLASRSATAASDIKALIERSVAQVASGTTLVDEADTTMSTITQSSRRVNDLMAEIAAASKEQTSGIEQVNQAVSQMDQVTQQNAALVEEAAAAASSLEEQSGRLYQSVVRFTI, from the coding sequence ATGGCGTCGCAGGCAGGCTGGACGGAAATGACATCGGGAGAGCATTCGGGCTCTCAACCCAATGCGAAAGCGACACAGCGTCGTCGCGCAGGCTTCAGCCTTGGCAACTGGACGCTCAGAAAAAAAATGTTCGCCATTCTGGCCCTGATGTGGATCGGCATGCTGGTACTCGTCACCAGCATGGCCTGGAATGCGCGGGGCATGATGTTTGAGGAGCGCCAGCGCAGCCTCCAGGCGACCGTGGGCGTGGCCCAGACGCTGTTCGAGCGCTATCACGAGCGCGCCAGTGCCGGCGAGTTCACCATGGATGAGGCGCGTCGTCGGGCACTGGATGCGCTGGGCGGCCTGCGCTTTGGTGATGACCGTCAAAACTATATTTTCGCCTTTGATGACAGCGCACGCGTGCTTTATCACCCGCGTCGTGATGCCGGCGCAGACATGTCGACCTATACCGATCCCAACGGGGTAGCCGTTTATACCGAGCTTTTGAACAAGGCACTGTCTGGCGGTAGCGGGTTTGTGAAATATGATTCCCGCGATGCCACCGGTGACACACTGCTGCCCAAACTCGGTTACGTCGAGCGCTTCGCGCCCTGGCAGATCAACCTTGCAGCCGGGGTATACACCAACGATATCCAGCATGCTTTCATGGCCAAGCTTTTCCAGTTTGTTGCTCTGCTGGCGGCGGTAGGGGCGGCCCTGACGGTGGCGTTTTTGCTGCTGACTCGCAATATCTATCGGGGCCTGGGCGGGGAGCCTGCCTACGCGATCGATTGCGTGCGTGAAATTGCTGATGGCCGACTGGGCACACGTCTTGAGCTGAAAAACGGTGATCAGACCAGTCTGCTTTATCATATTGAACATATGCGCGCAGAGCTGGCTGATACCATCGCCAGCATTCGCCAGGCGAGTGAATCGATTGACGTCGGCGCCCGAGAAATTGCTGCCGGCAACAACGATCTGTCCGCACGTACCGAGCAGCAGGCGGCCTCGCTTGAAGAGACCGCGGCCAGCATGGAAGAGCTGACGGCCACCGTGCGCCAGAATGCCGATAATGCCGCTCAGGCCACGCGTCTGTCCCAGAGCGCATCCAGTGAGATGGACAATGGCCGTGAAGTGATTCAAAGAGTTGTGGCGACCATGAGTGAGATTCGCGAAAGCTCCAGCAAGATCAGCGAAATCATCACCATGATTGACAGCATTGCCTTCCAGACCAATCTGCTGGCGCTTAACGCCGCCGTTGAGGCCGCCCGTGCCGGCGAGCAGGGACGCGGCTTTGCAGTGGTGGCCGGAGAAGTACGGCAGCTCGCCAGTCGTTCGGCCACTGCGGCCAGCGATATCAAGGCGCTGATCGAGCGCTCGGTCGCTCAGGTGGCCAGCGGCACCACGCTGGTGGACGAGGCCGACACCACCATGTCGACCATTACGCAGAGTTCGCGTCGGGTCAACGATCTGATGGCCGAGATTGCAGCGGCCTCCAAGGAGCAGACCAGCGGTATCGAGCAGGTCAACCAGGCCGTGAGTCAGATGGATCAGGTCACCCAGCAAAACGCAGCACTGGTCGAGGAAGCTGCAGCGGCCGCTTCGTCGCTGGAAGAGCAGTCCGGGCGTCTGTATCAGTCGGTCGTTCGCTTCACGATCTGA
- a CDS encoding TetR/AcrR family transcriptional regulator, whose protein sequence is MSTEARIREIGLKLFAEQGYEATPLSAIACGTGIRTPSLYNHFASKEALFMALVADVEAEMLSVIEQSLVRHEEVEARLKALLQACSDFIFDSGKGVFYKRFLLFPPASLATPLKRISRESESAIDALLKRAHAQGIDQGVLRRDLDEGDFIAMTYCIIDGLFSESFLYDRSTFDQRLASIWRVFRAGILVP, encoded by the coding sequence ATGAGTACCGAAGCACGTATTCGGGAAATCGGCCTCAAGCTCTTTGCCGAACAGGGCTATGAAGCCACGCCCCTATCGGCGATAGCGTGCGGGACCGGCATTCGCACCCCGTCGCTTTACAACCATTTTGCCAGCAAGGAAGCGCTGTTCATGGCATTGGTGGCAGATGTCGAGGCCGAGATGCTGAGCGTGATCGAGCAGAGTCTTGTCCGTCATGAAGAGGTGGAAGCGCGCCTCAAGGCCCTGCTTCAGGCCTGCAGCGATTTCATTTTTGATTCCGGCAAGGGCGTGTTCTACAAGCGTTTTCTGTTGTTTCCGCCAGCATCGCTTGCAACGCCGCTCAAGCGCATCAGTCGCGAGAGCGAAAGCGCCATCGATGCGCTGTTGAAAAGAGCCCATGCGCAGGGCATCGACCAGGGCGTGCTGCGCAGGGATCTTGATGAGGGCGATTTCATCGCCATGACCTACTGCATCATCGACGGTCTTTTCAGCGAGAGCTTTTTGTATGACCGGTCAACCTTCGATCAGCGTCTGGCCAGTATCTGGCGGGTCTTTAGAGCCGGTATTCTGGTGCCCTGA
- a CDS encoding ABC1 kinase family protein produces MRERGRTRRMLGMGARTGGALLRSRMGRDAGWEVLGEQLFNELSELKGPAMKLAQIMAQWDDLLPPALAEQLARLQRQARPMPWQDIRRTLVDQFGDLEAVFADIETTPFASASMGQVHRATTHDGETLVLKVQYPGLERVLEQDLVQVRRMMRLMRWMKVPQARLDAMFDEFADSLRKELDYRAEFEALERYRSRYADNDGLRFPEPLADYSGDRVLAMRYLPGIPMREAETMADEVRQRLAANLGDWLTEEMFTHRELHADPHAGNFATDDEGRLIVYDLGAVISVPEARLRSMMLLLGAAIGDDPMGMDEALRSMGGRQGEGAPLALYRESAAAMRPLFEPGEQDFSDARIHYRLREISPRVWSAMDRLQPPADTMLLSRTLNGHYWNMVRLKARLDMHARTRPLLAWARETQ; encoded by the coding sequence ATGAGAGAGCGAGGCAGAACCCGACGGATGCTGGGTATGGGGGCGCGTACCGGTGGTGCCCTGTTGCGCTCGCGCATGGGGCGTGATGCGGGCTGGGAGGTCCTGGGCGAGCAGCTGTTCAATGAGCTTTCCGAGCTCAAGGGGCCGGCCATGAAGCTGGCCCAGATCATGGCGCAGTGGGACGATCTGCTGCCGCCGGCGCTGGCAGAGCAGCTGGCCCGGCTCCAGCGCCAGGCACGCCCCATGCCGTGGCAGGACATTCGTCGTACCCTTGTGGATCAGTTTGGCGATCTCGAAGCGGTCTTTGCCGATATCGAAACGACCCCCTTTGCCAGCGCCTCCATGGGTCAGGTGCATCGCGCCACCACCCATGATGGCGAGACGCTGGTGCTCAAGGTGCAGTATCCGGGCCTTGAGCGTGTGCTTGAGCAGGATCTGGTGCAGGTGCGGCGCATGATGCGGCTGATGCGCTGGATGAAGGTGCCTCAGGCCCGACTGGATGCCATGTTCGATGAATTTGCCGACAGCCTGCGCAAGGAGCTCGATTACCGCGCCGAGTTCGAGGCGCTGGAGCGCTATCGCTCGCGCTACGCTGACAACGACGGGCTGCGCTTTCCCGAGCCGCTGGCGGACTATTCCGGTGACCGCGTGCTCGCCATGCGCTATCTGCCCGGGATTCCGATGCGGGAAGCCGAAACGATGGCGGACGAGGTGCGTCAGCGCCTTGCGGCCAATCTGGGGGACTGGCTGACCGAGGAGATGTTCACCCATCGCGAACTGCACGCCGATCCGCACGCCGGCAATTTTGCCACCGATGACGAAGGTCGATTGATCGTCTATGACCTGGGGGCGGTGATCAGCGTGCCCGAGGCGCGGCTTCGCTCGATGATGCTGTTGCTCGGGGCGGCGATCGGCGATGACCCGATGGGCATGGACGAGGCGCTGCGCTCAATGGGGGGACGTCAGGGCGAGGGCGCGCCGCTGGCGCTGTATCGCGAATCGGCTGCTGCCATGCGACCCCTGTTTGAGCCCGGCGAGCAGGACTTCAGCGATGCGCGCATTCACTATCGGCTGCGTGAGATCAGTCCGCGGGTCTGGTCGGCCATGGATCGTCTGCAACCGCCGGCGGATACCATGTTGCTCTCGCGCACGCTCAACGGGCACTACTGGAATATGGTGCGTCTCAAGGCGCGACTGGACATGCATGCGCGCACCCGGCCGTTGCTGGCCTGGGCACGGGAGACGCAGTGA
- a CDS encoding succinylglutamate desuccinylase, which translates to MSLSDYFAEFIATNEMTVWSDCDALPEVSVVEYAPGVMALVPRAVEGSPEATIISAGIHGDETAPIELFGELLAALDAGQLRVGAPTLLIMGNRRAIAAGRRYIDTNLNRLFRRETLLQDDHRFECQRALELMHAVDRFMSDVVKNNDAGSVLHLDMHTAIRDSRYPRFAVEPFSETPTPDAIWQQLASAGLQAGLSQHQHSWTFSHYTRHYHGAQGFTLELGRVAPFGSNDLEPLAPMLDLLRARIAGTHDSIAHQRPLMRFVVTDEIMRKSDDFELCFADDIANFTEFPPGSCLARDGNDGEWIVREAPVHVVFPNANVERGARALLLARPLASEYPGTQ; encoded by the coding sequence ATGTCACTGAGCGATTATTTTGCGGAGTTCATTGCCACCAATGAGATGACAGTGTGGTCGGATTGTGACGCATTGCCAGAGGTATCGGTGGTCGAGTATGCGCCGGGCGTCATGGCGCTTGTGCCGAGGGCCGTTGAGGGATCACCGGAGGCCACCATCATCTCGGCCGGCATTCACGGTGATGAAACGGCACCGATCGAGCTGTTCGGCGAACTGCTGGCCGCCCTCGATGCCGGACAGCTTCGCGTTGGGGCTCCGACCCTGCTGATCATGGGCAATCGACGCGCCATTGCCGCCGGGCGGCGCTATATCGACACCAACCTCAATCGGCTCTTTCGCCGTGAGACGCTGCTTCAGGATGACCATCGATTCGAGTGTCAGCGCGCGCTTGAACTGATGCACGCGGTGGACCGTTTCATGAGTGACGTCGTCAAAAATAACGATGCAGGGTCGGTGCTGCATCTGGACATGCACACCGCCATTCGCGACAGTCGCTACCCCCGCTTTGCCGTCGAACCCTTCAGCGAAACCCCGACACCGGATGCCATCTGGCAACAGCTGGCCAGTGCAGGCCTGCAGGCCGGGCTTTCCCAGCATCAGCACAGCTGGACCTTTTCACACTATACTCGACATTATCACGGCGCTCAGGGCTTCACGCTGGAACTGGGACGCGTCGCGCCTTTCGGCAGCAACGATCTCGAACCGCTTGCCCCGATGCTGGATCTACTGCGCGCGCGCATCGCCGGTACCCATGACAGTATCGCGCACCAGAGGCCCCTGATGCGCTTTGTCGTGACCGATGAAATCATGCGTAAAAGCGATGATTTCGAGCTTTGTTTCGCCGACGACATTGCCAACTTTACCGAGTTTCCCCCGGGGAGCTGTCTCGCCCGGGATGGCAACGACGGCGAGTGGATCGTCAGGGAAGCACCGGTACATGTCGTGTTCCCCAATGCCAATGTCGAACGCGGCGCCAGGGCACTATTGCTGGCCCGCCCTCTGGCTTCAGAGTATCCTGGCACACAATGA
- a CDS encoding transporter substrate-binding domain-containing protein: protein MKRLLTVSLLGAAMAAGSAQARDYDTVRIGVDIPYVPMEYRTPSGELAGFDIELGNALCKQAELKCNWVEQGWDGIIPGLMSRKFDAIMSSMTINDERRQQVLFSDPYLVPPSAWFAPTSTSLAGVESSDLKDKNIGVQRGTVQDSYVTDKFGDVANIQRYASADDVAVDMETGRLDIAFLDYPTGQAALLKGGKYKTMGELMTEPKEYFGDGFGIAFRQRDKDLAETFNKALATLKSNGTYDEIHDKYFNEDGTNAPQAGD, encoded by the coding sequence ATGAAAAGACTACTGACGGTTTCCCTGCTGGGAGCGGCAATGGCTGCCGGCTCGGCACAGGCGCGTGACTATGATACGGTCCGGATCGGTGTGGATATTCCATATGTGCCGATGGAATACCGTACGCCTTCCGGTGAGCTGGCAGGTTTTGATATCGAGCTGGGCAACGCCCTGTGCAAGCAGGCCGAACTGAAGTGTAACTGGGTCGAACAGGGCTGGGACGGCATCATTCCGGGTCTGATGTCGCGCAAGTTTGACGCCATCATGTCGTCGATGACCATCAACGACGAGCGCCGTCAGCAGGTGCTCTTCTCTGATCCCTATCTGGTACCGCCGTCTGCCTGGTTTGCCCCCACCTCAACGTCACTGGCCGGAGTGGAGTCCAGCGATCTCAAGGACAAAAACATCGGGGTACAGCGCGGAACCGTGCAGGACAGCTACGTGACCGACAAGTTTGGGGATGTCGCCAACATTCAGCGCTATGCCAGCGCTGATGATGTCGCCGTCGACATGGAAACCGGTCGTCTGGATATCGCCTTTCTGGACTACCCCACCGGTCAGGCCGCACTGCTCAAGGGCGGCAAGTACAAGACCATGGGCGAGCTGATGACCGAGCCCAAGGAGTACTTCGGTGATGGCTTCGGGATCGCCTTTCGCCAGCGCGACAAGGATCTTGCCGAAACATTCAACAAGGCTCTGGCCACGTTGAAATCCAACGGCACCTACGACGAGATTCACGACAAGTACTTCAACGAAGACGGCACCAACGCCCCACAAGCCGGCGACTGA
- a CDS encoding DMT family transporter: MTSKWWLMLPATLCEIGWALGAKYAHGPVEWLATLVLVTVSLGLATWMARTLPTTTVYTVFVGLGAMGTVVVDIAFLGAPFNVLTLMLIVTLLIGVVGLKLYSSRQKEVSCTGSH, from the coding sequence ATGACTTCAAAATGGTGGCTGATGCTACCCGCCACGCTGTGCGAGATCGGTTGGGCGCTGGGCGCTAAATACGCGCACGGCCCTGTCGAGTGGCTCGCCACGCTGGTGCTGGTGACGGTGAGTCTGGGATTGGCAACATGGATGGCACGCACGCTGCCCACCACCACGGTCTACACCGTCTTTGTCGGCCTTGGCGCGATGGGTACCGTGGTCGTGGACATCGCCTTTCTGGGCGCGCCGTTCAATGTCCTGACGCTGATGCTGATCGTGACCCTGCTGATCGGGGTGGTGGGTCTCAAGCTCTACTCTTCCCGTCAGAAGGAGGTGTCATGTACTGGTTCGCACTGA